The following proteins are encoded in a genomic region of Chitinophagales bacterium:
- a CDS encoding GAF domain-containing protein, whose translation MAGKLYLSLNSEDLAEFYFKAAYNAYREWGADAKLNHLEQSYPKYVSGVQRQESTLSQKSVVKSTTSMVQSTVLDITSVLKAATAISGEIILSKLLNNLMNVVIENAGAHYGFLILDRDGELMIEAMINKENHDTNILDHISIKNTELLSEAIVNYVKRTGESIVINDAANDNRYHSDPFILKNKSKSILALPIFNQGKFIGILYLGNNLSIGAFTQDRIDLLSLLSGQIAVSIDNAILYDQMEQKVKIRTSELAEEKRKSDDLLYNILPIETAEELKRDGRTKPRGYDNVTVLFTDFKGFTMISEKLTAEEIVNEIDLCFGTFDKIMEKYNLEKIKTIGDAYMCVGGLPVPNSTHALDAVKAAIEIKEWVQQHGDYCRQRNLPVFEIRIGLHTGPVVAGVVGSKKFAYDIWGDTVNIASRMESSGEPGQINISGATYNLIKNYFQCKHRGKVQAKNKGEIDMYFVERELMNGERQKAS comes from the coding sequence TTGGCAGGAAAACTCTATCTGAGCTTAAACTCAGAAGATTTAGCAGAGTTTTATTTTAAAGCAGCATATAATGCATATCGAGAATGGGGAGCCGATGCTAAACTCAACCATTTAGAGCAATCATATCCAAAATATGTTTCTGGCGTGCAAAGACAAGAGTCTACTTTAAGTCAAAAGTCAGTGGTGAAGTCTACCACTTCTATGGTACAAAGTACAGTGCTAGATATCACATCAGTTCTCAAGGCAGCTACTGCTATCTCAGGGGAAATTATTCTTTCTAAACTATTGAATAATTTGATGAATGTCGTTATTGAAAATGCAGGCGCACATTATGGTTTTCTAATTTTAGATAGAGATGGTGAATTGATGATAGAAGCGATGATCAATAAGGAAAACCACGACACGAATATCTTAGATCATATTTCAATAAAAAACACAGAACTCCTATCAGAGGCTATCGTAAACTATGTCAAGCGAACAGGTGAAAGTATCGTCATCAATGATGCTGCGAATGACAATCGGTATCACAGTGATCCTTTTATATTAAAAAATAAGTCAAAATCAATTCTGGCACTTCCAATATTCAACCAAGGTAAATTTATTGGAATTCTTTATCTCGGTAACAATCTAAGTATTGGAGCATTTACCCAAGATCGTATAGATTTATTATCTCTTCTCTCAGGTCAAATAGCCGTCTCTATAGACAATGCTATCCTTTATGATCAAATGGAACAAAAAGTAAAAATTCGCACATCAGAACTAGCGGAAGAAAAAAGGAAATCAGATGATTTATTGTACAATATTTTACCTATAGAAACGGCAGAAGAGTTGAAACGAGATGGAAGAACTAAGCCAAGAGGTTATGACAATGTAACGGTTCTATTCACAGACTTCAAAGGATTTACTATGATATCTGAAAAATTAACAGCCGAGGAGATTGTAAATGAGATAGATTTATGTTTTGGAACCTTTGATAAAATAATGGAAAAATATAATTTAGAAAAAATAAAAACAATAGGAGATGCTTATATGTGTGTCGGTGGACTGCCTGTTCCTAATTCTACGCATGCCTTAGATGCCGTGAAAGCGGCTATCGAGATAAAAGAATGGGTGCAGCAACATGGAGATTATTGCAGACAAAGAAATCTTCCTGTATTTGAGATTAGAATAGGACTCCATACTGGACCAGTAGTTGCAGGAGTTGTAGGTTCCAAAAAATTTGCTTATGATATTTGGGGCGATACAGTAAATATTGCAAGTAGGATGGAATCCAGCGGTGAACCGGGTCAAATCAATATTTCCGGAGCTACCTACAATCTGATTAAGAATTATTTTCAATGCAAGCACAGAGGAAAGGTTCAAGCAAAGAACAAAGGAGAAATTGATATGTATTTTGTAGAAAGAGAATTAATGAATGGGGAAAGACAAAAAGCCAGCTAA
- a CDS encoding aspartate kinase — MRVFKFGGASVKDAASIQNVTSIIQSYVEEKNPIFMVVSAIGKTTNKLEIIAKKVFEQSEEAKSLLKELIEEHRLICQELKMSQDNLVFKELSDIETKTLGFIVANESNNFNYIYDQIVSKGELLSTTVVYHFIKSQKVSIDFINARYLIKTDNNYTDANILWNETQEAVEHELKNYNSHVLITQGFLGANSEMLYTTLGREGSDYTAAILAKCTNTKEMTIWKDVDGVYTGDPKKFPEATIIDKLSYKEAIEMTFYGAQIIHPKTIKPIQNSNCILKVKSFINKDAKGTEIGNFENISYQPVTVLKENQVLYSFSVRDFSFLNETNLGKIIATFGKYSLRINLMQNSSIEFIVLTDEKLGKNELILEDLKEDFEIKVKTNLKLLTIRHYTEDILAKQRQNNAVFLTQKGEHTVHYLMV; from the coding sequence ATGCGTGTATTCAAATTTGGAGGAGCCTCAGTCAAAGATGCTGCATCTATTCAAAATGTAACTTCCATCATTCAATCTTATGTGGAAGAGAAAAATCCTATCTTCATGGTGGTATCCGCTATTGGCAAGACTACCAATAAGCTAGAAATCATAGCGAAGAAGGTCTTTGAACAATCCGAAGAAGCGAAATCCTTGTTAAAGGAACTCATAGAAGAACATAGACTCATCTGCCAAGAACTCAAGATGAGCCAAGATAATCTCGTGTTTAAAGAACTCTCTGATATAGAAACCAAAACCTTAGGATTTATTGTAGCTAACGAATCCAATAATTTCAATTATATCTATGACCAAATAGTAAGTAAAGGAGAATTGCTCTCTACGACGGTTGTATATCATTTTATAAAATCGCAAAAGGTATCTATCGATTTTATCAATGCTCGATATTTAATCAAGACTGACAATAATTATACGGATGCTAATATACTCTGGAATGAAACCCAAGAAGCCGTTGAGCATGAATTGAAAAATTATAATAGTCATGTACTCATCACTCAAGGATTCTTAGGTGCTAATTCGGAAATGCTTTATACAACCCTAGGGCGCGAAGGATCAGATTATACCGCAGCGATACTGGCGAAATGTACAAACACAAAAGAAATGACTATTTGGAAAGATGTCGATGGTGTTTACACGGGTGATCCTAAAAAATTTCCTGAGGCCACCATTATAGACAAACTGAGCTACAAAGAAGCGATAGAAATGACTTTCTATGGAGCACAAATTATCCATCCCAAGACTATAAAGCCGATACAAAACTCCAATTGTATTCTCAAAGTAAAATCATTTATAAATAAAGATGCTAAAGGGACAGAAATTGGAAATTTTGAAAATATTTCATACCAACCTGTCACTGTTCTCAAGGAAAATCAAGTATTATACTCCTTTTCGGTTCGTGATTTTTCATTTCTCAATGAGACCAATTTAGGTAAAATTATTGCCACTTTTGGGAAATACAGTCTTCGTATTAATCTCATGCAAAATTCATCGATAGAATTTATCGTTCTCACTGATGAAAAGCTTGGCAAAAATGAACTTATACTGGAAGATTTGAAAGAAGATTTTGAAATAAAAGTCAAGACTAATCTAAAACTGCTAACTATTCGTCATTATACTGAGGATATTTTAGCCAAACAAAGACAAAATAATGCTGTTTTCCTCACACAAAAAGGCGAACATACTGTTCATTATTTGATGGTGTAA
- a CDS encoding WG repeat-containing protein, which translates to MRKLCYVIFYLLITNYGFAQQSIVAQPKLLKYTQDYKVGYKNQNGEVVILNKYTAGSEFENGYAIILIGSKRGYLDQYGNESIPPQYQDASPFYYGLACVKKDGYYGYINPQNQWVIKNTFQNAFSFYEGVARVQVNDKWGLINLRGEFILPPDYLDIKDCAFGLILAKKDKLYGYLRPDGRWKISPQYEQAMSFIYDGTAEVIMNGKTYLINQQNEIIREVNHEEEHEETERKYKAGLK; encoded by the coding sequence ATGAGAAAACTTTGCTATGTCATCTTTTATTTACTAATAACAAATTATGGTTTTGCTCAGCAGTCCATTGTTGCCCAACCTAAATTATTGAAATATACCCAAGATTATAAAGTTGGATATAAGAATCAAAACGGGGAAGTCGTGATACTGAATAAATATACAGCAGGTAGCGAGTTTGAGAATGGCTATGCAATTATTCTCATAGGTTCTAAACGGGGTTATTTAGACCAATATGGCAATGAGAGCATTCCTCCTCAATATCAAGATGCTTCACCATTTTACTATGGACTGGCCTGTGTTAAGAAAGATGGTTATTATGGTTATATCAATCCACAAAACCAATGGGTCATCAAAAATACCTTCCAAAATGCATTTAGCTTCTATGAAGGAGTAGCACGTGTACAGGTCAATGATAAGTGGGGATTGATTAATCTGAGAGGAGAATTTATCCTGCCTCCAGACTACCTAGATATCAAAGACTGCGCTTTTGGCTTGATTCTTGCTAAAAAAGATAAACTTTACGGTTACCTTAGACCAGACGGACGTTGGAAAATTTCTCCTCAGTATGAGCAAGCTATGTCTTTTATCTATGATGGCACCGCAGAGGTGATAATGAATGGTAAAACCTACCTTATCAATCAGCAAAATGAAATCATAAGAGAGGTCAATCATGAAGAAGAACATGAAGAAACGGAGAGAAAATATAAAGCAGGATTAAAATGA
- a CDS encoding DUF4230 domain-containing protein, with translation MVFLKGFFVGLLVMGVLFFMYKKFMSKNTDVEIEATTIMKSVESISKLMVLEGNFTETYTYQERSKVFFDLIPQEKKAIVILDAKVIVGYDLKKMVIFVDKENKRVVIEKLPDEEVNIIPDLKFYDIQASTFTSFTKDDINKVQADAKQKIEQQIENSSLKIQARQRLIENLGSLVNVSKAIGWTVEDKTNSILDEIPNISSH, from the coding sequence ATGGTATTTTTAAAGGGATTTTTTGTTGGTCTTCTCGTCATGGGAGTCTTATTCTTTATGTATAAAAAGTTTATGTCGAAAAATACCGATGTAGAGATTGAGGCAACGACGATTATGAAATCCGTTGAATCCATTTCCAAATTGATGGTACTCGAAGGGAATTTTACGGAGACCTATACCTATCAAGAAAGGTCCAAAGTTTTTTTCGATCTCATACCTCAGGAGAAAAAAGCGATTGTGATATTAGATGCCAAAGTGATTGTTGGTTATGATTTAAAGAAAATGGTCATTTTTGTCGATAAAGAAAATAAGAGAGTAGTCATAGAAAAACTTCCTGATGAAGAAGTCAATATTATCCCAGATTTAAAGTTCTATGACATTCAAGCCTCCACATTTACTAGTTTCACTAAGGATGATATCAATAAAGTACAAGCGGATGCAAAACAGAAAATAGAACAGCAAATAGAAAACAGTTCGCTCAAAATACAAGCCAGGCAGCGCTTGATAGAGAATCTAGGTTCATTGGTCAATGTTTCCAAAGCTATAGGCTGGACTGTAGAAGATAAGACAAATTCAATTCTTGACGAGATTCCTAATATTAGTTCGCATTAA
- a CDS encoding L,D-transpeptidase — MIRFIAFIFILLLSLSCQEKRALDLVSNNKEAEEKLINYDKKLSQLAQNMKITTIQISKSRYRLYAYHKNLVVKSYPVVFGFNPIDDKLMEGDGCTPEGEFKIKTKYPHKKWSKFIWLDYPNAQSQKKHEEAKKAKLIPAKAMIGGNVGIHGVPYMTDISISQRVNWTLGCISLKNKDIDELYSYVDNNTEVKIYK; from the coding sequence ATGATTCGTTTCATCGCTTTTATTTTCATTTTACTTCTCTCGTTATCTTGTCAAGAGAAGCGTGCACTAGACTTAGTTTCTAACAATAAAGAAGCTGAAGAAAAACTAATCAATTATGATAAGAAACTCAGTCAGCTTGCTCAAAATATGAAGATTACCACCATTCAGATCTCTAAATCAAGATATAGACTATATGCTTATCATAAAAATTTGGTAGTAAAAAGCTATCCCGTCGTATTTGGATTTAATCCTATAGATGACAAATTAATGGAAGGGGATGGATGCACTCCAGAGGGTGAGTTTAAAATCAAAACGAAATATCCGCATAAAAAGTGGTCGAAATTTATTTGGCTAGATTATCCCAATGCGCAATCTCAAAAAAAACATGAAGAGGCTAAAAAAGCAAAGTTAATTCCTGCCAAAGCGATGATAGGAGGCAATGTAGGGATTCACGGAGTGCCTTATATGACAGATATTTCCATAAGTCAGCGTGTCAATTGGACACTGGGTTGTATCTCGCTAAAAAATAAAGATATCGATGAACTGTATTCATACGTGGATAATAATACGGAGGTCAAAATTTATAAATAA
- a CDS encoding alkaline phosphatase family protein, whose translation MKLFLKLCLAAFGIISTTSAQSLKNGPMLTYLAMRETAIWVQTDKEAEVQMRYWKINNPQEKFLSKKVDTKHESAYTATLTTSLLDLDTEYGYEILINQKVMKSYPNQKFKTNKIWRWRTDAPDFSFLTGSCNYVNDTAYDRPGKSYGGDHHIFTNMAKESSNFMLWLGDNVYLREADYDSKSGIQYRYTHTRALPELQELLRATHHYAIWDDHDYGPNDAIGTYQLKDVTLQTFKDFFPSNHYGVANGQGITSYFEWSDCAFYLLDDRWFRTTKGKDGAMLGQEQLSWLIESLKSSEARFKFIAVGSQILNSAKVKENHSNYENEHASLLRQLDENNIKGVIFLTGDRHNSEISKFTTSDGDIFHDLTISPLTSGSTANPNEPNTLRVEGSYIGGKRNYALIQVVGNKAERRVEVIYKDKDGKELYRYVIR comes from the coding sequence ATGAAACTGTTTTTAAAACTATGTTTAGCTGCTTTTGGTATCATTTCCACAACCTCTGCCCAATCTCTAAAAAATGGCCCTATGCTAACCTATCTAGCTATGCGTGAGACTGCCATCTGGGTGCAAACGGATAAAGAGGCAGAAGTCCAAATGAGATACTGGAAAATAAACAATCCACAGGAAAAGTTTCTGAGTAAAAAGGTTGATACCAAGCATGAATCAGCCTATACAGCTACACTGACGACTTCTTTACTAGACCTAGATACTGAATATGGATATGAAATTCTCATAAATCAAAAGGTGATGAAATCATATCCAAACCAAAAATTTAAGACCAACAAAATCTGGAGATGGCGCACGGATGCTCCTGATTTCAGTTTCTTGACAGGAAGTTGCAATTATGTCAATGATACAGCCTATGATCGTCCTGGAAAGAGTTATGGCGGAGATCACCATATATTCACCAATATGGCCAAAGAGTCTTCTAATTTTATGCTATGGCTAGGAGATAACGTCTATTTGAGAGAAGCAGACTATGATAGTAAAAGTGGAATACAGTATCGATATACCCATACACGAGCACTACCTGAGCTGCAAGAACTATTGAGAGCGACCCACCACTATGCTATCTGGGATGATCATGACTATGGACCGAATGATGCCATAGGTACTTACCAATTGAAAGATGTTACTTTACAAACTTTTAAAGATTTTTTTCCTTCAAACCATTATGGAGTTGCCAATGGACAAGGAATCACAAGCTATTTCGAATGGTCGGATTGTGCGTTTTATCTTTTGGATGATCGTTGGTTTAGGACAACTAAAGGCAAAGATGGTGCAATGCTAGGACAAGAACAATTATCTTGGCTTATCGAATCACTCAAAAGCAGTGAAGCACGATTTAAGTTTATAGCAGTTGGTAGTCAAATTCTCAATTCAGCTAAGGTTAAGGAAAATCATAGCAATTATGAAAATGAGCACGCTTCTCTATTGAGGCAACTCGATGAAAATAATATCAAAGGCGTTATTTTTTTAACAGGCGATAGACATAATTCTGAAATCAGTAAATTTACCACCAGTGATGGCGACATTTTTCATGACCTCACAATATCGCCTCTCACCTCAGGCTCAACTGCAAATCCCAATGAGCCTAACACCCTCCGAGTAGAAGGAAGCTATATCGGTGGAAAAAGAAACTATGCCCTCATACAAGTAGTCGGAAATAAAGCCGAAAGACGAGTAGAAGTCATCTATAAAGATAAGGATGGAAAGGAATTGTATAGGTATGTGATTAGGTAG
- the aroC gene encoding chorismate synthase, translating into MFNSIGHILRLTSFGESHGVAIGGILDGFPAGVELDFEAIKKQLARRKPGQSNLTTARIEADDVEFLSGIYNGRTTGHSIGFLIQNQNQNSSDYTHLENVFRPSHADFTYQEKYGIRDPRGGGRASARETTNWVVAGTLAKQLIPDIQINSFVSSVEHINYLYDEIQTDLTLIDSNIVRCPDAAQAEEMIRAIEKAKAEGDSVGGTITCVIKNMPIGLGEPIFHKLEAELAKAMLTLNACKGFEIGSGFAGTKMRGSQHNDSWKEDKTTKTNHSGGIQGGISNGMDIVFCLAFKPTATIMQTQSTINDKNEAVELEGKGRHDPCVLPRAVPIVDALTAFVLADLFLLSKTRRI; encoded by the coding sequence ATGTTCAACTCTATAGGTCATATACTCCGACTCACCTCCTTTGGCGAAAGTCATGGCGTAGCGATAGGTGGAATTTTGGATGGATTTCCAGCGGGGGTAGAACTCGATTTTGAGGCCATCAAGAAACAACTCGCTAGACGAAAACCAGGTCAAAGTAACTTAACCACCGCTCGAATAGAAGCCGATGATGTTGAGTTTCTCTCTGGTATCTACAATGGAAGAACTACTGGTCATTCCATAGGTTTTCTTATTCAAAATCAAAATCAAAATTCAAGCGATTATACTCACTTGGAAAATGTATTTCGGCCATCCCATGCGGATTTTACTTATCAAGAAAAATATGGCATTCGAGACCCAAGAGGTGGTGGCAGGGCTTCGGCACGCGAAACCACCAATTGGGTTGTAGCTGGCACTCTAGCAAAACAGCTTATTCCAGATATTCAAATTAATAGTTTCGTTTCATCCGTAGAACATATAAATTACCTCTATGATGAAATCCAAACAGATTTAACTCTAATCGATTCGAATATAGTTCGTTGTCCAGATGCTGCTCAAGCAGAGGAAATGATAAGGGCAATAGAAAAGGCAAAAGCGGAAGGTGATTCTGTAGGAGGAACGATTACCTGTGTTATAAAAAACATGCCTATAGGTCTCGGAGAACCGATATTTCACAAACTAGAGGCTGAGTTAGCAAAGGCTATGCTCACGTTGAATGCTTGTAAAGGATTTGAGATTGGCAGTGGATTCGCAGGAACAAAAATGCGTGGTAGCCAGCACAATGACAGCTGGAAGGAAGATAAAACTACAAAAACAAATCATAGTGGAGGTATCCAAGGAGGAATTAGCAATGGTATGGATATTGTATTTTGTTTAGCATTCAAGCCTACAGCGACCATTATGCAAACACAATCTACAATTAATGATAAAAATGAAGCTGTAGAATTGGAAGGTAAAGGGCGTCATGACCCATGTGTATTGCCTCGTGCCGTGCCTATAGTTGATGCTTTGACGGCATTTGTACTTGCGGATTTGTTTTTATTATCCAAAACGAGAAGAATTTGA
- a CDS encoding AAA family ATPase translates to MVNLQERTVKIIDFGISSRIDLKQHSISNPETLEGTITYNSPEQTGRMNRKVDYRTDLYSLGVTFYEMLYGQPPFVSQDVMELVHSHIAITPKELNQLNPSIPKPISDIITTLLSKNSEDRYQSAEGLKHDLEICLREYEKTKQIPNFELRQNDYSGKFEIPQKLYGRESEIKSLLNSFHNCTLGTQEIVWVAGYSGTGKSALVREVHKPITQKKGYFIEGKYDQFQRAMPYYAILHALGEFINIILTEKEEKLALFKAKIQDAVGSEGKVLTDVLPRLELIIGEQVSVPELGGAEAQNRFNYICKKFVSAISSKDHPLVLFIDDLQWADSASINLLDVLLSDKSNGYILFIGAYRDNEVNASHPFVLLQNELGEKGINMSSIHVENLNLENLNDLISESVNESKSITRPLAELVFSKTQGNAFFSTQFLKTLFSEKLLQFNFANNKWQWDIEKVKLQNISDNVVDLMANKTKQFTDETQVLLKIAACIGNQFSSSALAIIRKKEISVIHLDLFEALKEGFIIPAGENFRFSHDRIQQAVYSTIPDNEKNSLHLSIGKLLLENISEEEKEEKLFSITNQWNCGKELITSEEEKEQLALLNLEAGVKAKQSSAFKPALDYFDTGISLLKHEPWKNQYKLTIDLYTYAMEAAYLNGDFNAMDQKYKEVLANSKNLLEKVKPYEIRILAYKAENKLIDAINTGRELLAQLGETFPTKARLVHVMYNLLKIKLMLFRKDNYKLENLPTMTNEHKIASMRILADIASSSYWAVPTFFPLVIFRMVELSLRYGNTAVSSFAFATYGVIMCGVLEDMKSGYSFGKLGLVLLDKFKAKEWKTQVFTPIYALINIWNEHVHNTLRPLQESYHIGLETGAIEFACINTNIYCINAYLSGKPLPRLEIETKAYSDSFKSFKQETNYNYNEVYRQAMLNFMGRSASPIVLTGEAYDEEKMMNQNTERNDKTGTFFIHFNKMILCYYFEDYENALHHSAQSRLLLEAVLAKFEIPNHHLYESLIMLALYPKANRTNQKRYMSSIKSNMKKMKKWAKDAPMNYLHKYDLLDAEVHKALGETNKARL, encoded by the coding sequence TTGGTAAATTTACAAGAGAGGACGGTTAAAATCATCGACTTTGGGATTTCATCACGAATAGATTTAAAACAGCACTCCATAAGTAATCCAGAGACATTAGAGGGCACTATCACTTATAACTCCCCTGAACAAACGGGTAGAATGAATCGTAAAGTAGATTATAGAACTGATCTCTATTCACTTGGGGTTACTTTCTATGAAATGTTATATGGACAGCCTCCATTTGTCTCTCAAGATGTCATGGAACTTGTTCATAGTCATATTGCGATAACCCCTAAGGAGCTAAATCAATTGAATCCAAGCATTCCTAAACCAATTTCAGATATCATCACTACACTTCTATCCAAGAATTCAGAAGATAGATATCAATCTGCAGAAGGATTAAAGCACGATTTGGAGATTTGCTTGCGTGAATATGAAAAAACTAAACAAATACCTAATTTTGAGTTAAGACAAAATGATTATTCAGGCAAATTTGAAATTCCTCAAAAATTATATGGAAGGGAGAGTGAAATTAAATCTTTATTAAACTCATTTCATAATTGTACACTTGGAACACAAGAAATAGTATGGGTCGCTGGATACTCAGGAACTGGGAAGTCTGCGCTCGTGAGAGAAGTTCACAAGCCAATAACGCAAAAAAAAGGTTATTTTATCGAAGGTAAATATGATCAGTTTCAAAGAGCCATGCCCTATTATGCCATCCTTCATGCTCTAGGTGAATTCATCAATATTATTCTAACAGAAAAGGAAGAGAAACTAGCACTATTTAAGGCGAAAATTCAAGATGCTGTAGGGAGCGAAGGGAAAGTCCTTACAGATGTTTTGCCACGGCTGGAGCTTATCATAGGAGAACAAGTATCTGTTCCAGAATTAGGAGGCGCAGAGGCGCAGAATAGATTTAACTATATCTGTAAAAAATTTGTTTCGGCAATTTCTTCAAAGGACCACCCTTTGGTTTTGTTTATTGATGATTTGCAATGGGCAGATTCTGCTTCTATAAATTTATTGGATGTATTGCTCTCAGACAAATCGAATGGGTACATTTTATTTATTGGAGCCTATCGGGATAACGAAGTGAATGCAAGCCACCCTTTTGTTCTACTCCAAAATGAATTGGGTGAGAAGGGTATAAATATGTCAAGCATTCATGTCGAGAATTTAAATCTAGAAAATTTAAATGATTTGATTTCGGAATCTGTAAATGAGTCCAAATCTATAACACGACCACTTGCAGAGCTGGTTTTTTCAAAGACTCAGGGAAATGCATTTTTCTCAACACAATTTTTAAAAACTTTATTTTCAGAAAAACTATTACAATTCAATTTTGCAAATAATAAGTGGCAATGGGATATTGAAAAAGTTAAACTACAAAACATTTCAGACAATGTAGTAGACCTCATGGCCAATAAGACTAAACAATTTACAGATGAAACCCAGGTATTGCTCAAAATAGCTGCTTGTATAGGGAATCAATTTTCATCCAGTGCCTTAGCGATTATCAGGAAAAAAGAAATCTCTGTAATTCACCTAGATTTATTTGAGGCTTTGAAAGAAGGGTTTATAATACCTGCAGGTGAAAACTTTCGTTTCTCGCATGATAGAATTCAACAAGCCGTTTATTCAACAATTCCCGATAATGAAAAAAATAGTTTACATCTAAGTATCGGAAAACTTTTATTAGAGAATATCTCCGAAGAAGAAAAAGAAGAAAAACTATTTAGTATTACAAATCAATGGAATTGTGGAAAGGAATTAATCACATCCGAAGAGGAGAAGGAACAGTTAGCATTGTTAAATTTGGAAGCTGGAGTTAAAGCGAAACAAAGTTCGGCTTTTAAGCCAGCACTGGATTATTTCGATACAGGAATTAGTTTGCTGAAACATGAACCATGGAAGAATCAGTATAAGCTCACGATTGACTTATATACCTATGCTATGGAAGCAGCCTATCTCAACGGAGACTTCAATGCCATGGATCAAAAGTATAAAGAAGTATTGGCTAATTCAAAAAATCTGTTAGAAAAGGTAAAACCATATGAAATTAGAATTCTAGCATATAAAGCAGAAAACAAATTAATTGATGCTATTAATACAGGAAGGGAGCTTCTGGCTCAATTAGGAGAGACATTCCCTACTAAAGCAAGGCTAGTTCATGTCATGTATAATTTATTGAAGATAAAATTAATGCTCTTTAGGAAGGATAATTATAAACTGGAAAATCTTCCTACAATGACCAATGAACATAAAATAGCTTCCATGCGCATTCTAGCCGACATAGCTTCTTCTAGCTATTGGGCAGTGCCTACATTTTTTCCATTGGTCATTTTTCGAATGGTGGAACTTTCATTAAGATATGGCAACACAGCAGTATCATCGTTTGCATTTGCTACCTATGGTGTTATCATGTGCGGTGTATTAGAAGATATGAAATCAGGCTATTCTTTCGGAAAGTTAGGCCTTGTTTTATTAGATAAATTCAAAGCTAAAGAATGGAAAACTCAGGTATTTACTCCTATTTATGCTTTGATCAATATATGGAATGAACATGTGCACAATACATTAAGACCACTGCAAGAATCCTATCATATTGGATTGGAAACAGGAGCCATCGAATTTGCTTGTATCAATACAAACATTTATTGTATCAATGCATATCTCAGTGGGAAACCATTGCCTAGACTTGAAATAGAAACCAAAGCTTACAGTGATAGTTTCAAGTCATTTAAGCAGGAGACGAATTACAATTACAATGAGGTTTATCGCCAGGCAATGTTAAACTTTATGGGGAGATCTGCATCCCCTATAGTTTTGACAGGTGAAGCCTATGATGAGGAAAAGATGATGAATCAGAATACGGAAAGAAACGACAAAACCGGAACTTTCTTTATTCATTTCAACAAAATGATATTGTGTTATTATTTCGAAGATTATGAAAACGCTTTGCATCATTCCGCTCAGTCTAGATTGCTTTTGGAAGCAGTTTTAGCTAAGTTTGAAATACCAAATCATCATTTGTATGAATCGCTCATTATGTTAGCCCTTTATCCAAAAGCTAATAGAACTAATCAGAAACGTTATATGAGTTCCATTAAGAGCAATATGAAGAAGATGAAAAAATGGGCAAAGGATGCTCCAATGAATTATCTTCACAAATACGACCTGTTGGATGCTGAGGTTCACAAGGCTCTGGGTGAAACGAATAAGGCTCGATTATAG
- a CDS encoding protein kinase, protein MIEKLIYESKKSKIYFQSESEWGIPVLVKICNYEFPTPKEIAQFYNEFDLLEGLHLKHTRNVLKKSKEKNRHAIYLEWIEGNTITEIFKNKQGDILDFLHIAIASSSALAEIHHNDIIHKDISHLIYW, encoded by the coding sequence ATGATAGAAAAACTTATATACGAAAGTAAAAAATCCAAGATTTATTTTCAGAGTGAAAGTGAATGGGGAATCCCCGTTTTAGTGAAAATTTGTAATTATGAGTTTCCAACACCCAAAGAAATTGCTCAGTTTTATAACGAGTTTGATTTATTAGAAGGACTCCATCTCAAGCATACCAGAAATGTACTAAAAAAATCAAAAGAAAAGAACAGACACGCCATATATCTCGAATGGATAGAAGGCAATACTATCACTGAAATATTTAAAAATAAACAAGGCGATATTCTTGATTTTTTACATATAGCTATTGCATCCTCGAGTGCCTTAGCAGAAATACACCATAATGATATCATTCATAAAGATATAAGCCATTTAATTTATTGGTAA